TGGGAAGTATGGGTCATTGTAGGCGTGTTGCTCCCTGCAACAGTGCTTCTGTCATGGctctgcatttgttttttaagcaAGGGAAAGGTCAAACCCAAAGGTAAGCATAAGCTCTAGCCATAAATAGAAATCTGTTTCTgaatgttataaaattattattcttatttttaatttgttggatCAGTTTTATTGGATCAGTAACAATGAAAAGAAATCTGTGATAGGTCCTTATTCTTAGTACTCAACACTCCTGGCAGGGCAATGAAAAGCTTTTACCATTTTTGTCAACGGAAAATGTTTCCTAGAAAACATTTTGGATTTTCTGGTATCTGGTCTGGCAGAAAACAAATGAATTGAAAGCATTTTCTGTGTTCAACGAAAAACATGTCCAACAGAAGGTGTTTCTGGAACATTACATACTTAACAAACCATTTCAAATAAACTccacaccacaaaaaatttctCAAGATTGTTCATTGACTGTTTATCAAATCAACTTTTTTGTTCCAACCAGTTGCTTTCTCACTTTGCATAGATCCTAAAATTGGGGTTTGTTTTCCAATTTGAGACTCCCAAATGacctaaaaaatagaaaaccttTTCCTAATCAGTGTATGTTTTTGTGAATGaaagcttttatatatataattatttaaaattacagaaatttttttagtgattttCCATGTTAGCCAAACaacataaaatgttttttggcTCATTTTCAATGTCATGATTAAATGCAGAAAATGATCTAGTATTCTAGAAAACGAGTTATTTTCTACAAAACGTTTTCCATCAAACAAAATAAGCATTAGTCTCATCAGTTGGCAAAGGTAGTGTTCAAGCTCTTGAACATTGGTGAACCTCATGCAGATTTTACTAAATACACCCCTAGGAAGGGTTGACCTTTGCAGTTATTTAGTCATTTATGTGAAATGGGAATGAAATATCACATTGTTAATAGTTGTGTTTTAAAAcgagcaaaaaaatttctttaccTTTGTGTACTGACACGGCTCGTAGTAGTTGAACTTTGGTTAACCTTTTCCTGTCACcttattaattgattttattagaCCGAGCACTGTATTTAAGTGGTGAAGTCTTATCATTCTACGTCAAACAGGAGGAAAGGATTCAAGCAATGATTTACGGTTATTTGATTTTAGTGCTGAAATCCATGCAATTAATGATGGATCAAACACTAAAGATTGTCTGAAGAAGAGAGGGAAGAAGGATGTGGAGTTACCACTATTCAGTTATGAGAGCGTATCAGCTGCAACTAATAATTTCTCAGATGCAAATAAGCTTGGAGAAGGAGGTTTTGGACCTGTTCACAAGGTACGATCCATTCTCCTAATCAATGTGATCTACATATTATAAGACAACCAACAATGTTAAATTTTCATGAAAGTTCAAAGAGATTGTGATTCACTTTCATAGGGAAAATTACTCAAGGGGCAGGAAATTGCAGTGAAGATGCTTTCAAAAAGATCTGGACAGGGGCTTGAAGAATTCAGAAAGGAGATAACACTAATAGCAAAACTCCAGCACAGAAATCTAGTCAGACTCTTGGGTTGCTGTATCGAGCTAGATGAAAATATACTAATATATGAATACATGGCTAATAAAAGTCTGGATTTCTTCCTTTTTGGTGTGTATTTTTCCAtcttggtattttttttctatatatatttgaatattctgGGTTCTTGAGTACTGATTTTCTTAGCTGTTATGCCATTTGAAAAGATCCAACCAAGAAACAGATGTTAGATTGGGGGGCACGCATTCACATTATTGAAGCGGTCGCTCAAGGGCTTCTTTATCTTCATCATTATTCAAGAATACGAATCATACATAGAGATCTAAAACCCAGTAACATTCTCTTGGATAATGAAATGAACCCGAAAATATCAGATTTTGGCTTGGCTCGAATATTTGGAGCCAATGAAACACAAGCAAACACAAACCGGATTGTTGGAACTTAGTAAGTATGAAATCAACTTcttatctaatatatatatgcaattgccaaataaatttattgagcAAGCCactaaaataatcaaatattgaATTTTGCAATCTAGTGGGTACATGTCTCCTGAATATGCTGTGGAGGGCCTCTTCTCTATAAAGTCTGATGTGTTTAGCTTTGGGGTACTACTTTTAGAGATTGTGAGTGAAAAGAAGAATACTGGTTTCTACAACAGCGCGTCACTCAATCTTCTTGCATATGTGTGTAGCTTTTATAACCTTTCAAgttctttatgtttttgcaCAGTTTTCTAAATTGAGAAGTTCGTAGTAATAAATATACATTTATTTGAAATGAAACAGGCTTGGGAGCTGTGGAGATATGATCGAAGTTCGGAATTGATGGATCCAACAATAGGGTATCCTTCTTCCACTTCTATTATGTTGCGATTTATTAACATAGGGCTTCTCTGTGGCCAAGAAAGCCTGAGTGATAGACCTACCATGTCTAATGTGGTCTCATGGCTTAGCAACGAACATGTTCCTCTACCTACACCCAAGCAACCTGCTTTTACCACTGGCCGGAATATGATGGACACAAATACATCAACTAACAGCGCAGCAAATTGCTCAATAAACAATATTACTGTTTCTATAATGGAAGCTCGATAACTATTTGGTGTATCAAAGTCAAATTCATTTTGTAAAATCTAGTTTTTTTTGTCTAATTTTTATGCATATGGATCTactacacacttttttttttttttttttttttttaaattactgaATATTTATGCAAAATATTATTTGACATTCCTTTGTGATTAAActtatagaataaataaattagcgATTGGCCacaaagtttaaaaaacaaatatggcTGGGAGACTAAAAATCAGTCTTGGCTCTGTAAAGAAAAAGTGCTCTACAAAACTAAAACCCAAAGCCCTTGTGAAAAAATTGTGTGATATTTTCGTCTTAGCTTTGGACACACACTTTAACGTCCATTCTCTGCCCCAAGTATCAGAGAAAACTTTCTAAGCTTCCTCTGCTTGATCTCGCTCAAGCAGGGTTTTGCTTGAGCAGGCCATTTGCGAGAAAGGAGTAAAATCTCAGGTTGATGAAGTAACAGCAGCTGACTAGCTTGCTTAAGCCAGATCTTCATGTGCCAATTCTTCGattttcttcacaaattgaTCATGAAATACAATCTTGACTCAGAAGATATTGTCACAAATATTTGCTAATTTTAATCCTAAAAGATTTATTCATCCATTTTTCTTAAGGACCATGTGCTTCACCCCTTATTAGGATACCTCCATTCTTTTTAGTCTCAAAATCAATTTACAATCTATAAGAGTTGGTCCAGTGATTTCACATAAATGGTGACAGATTTAAGAGTAAACTTATGCAGATGATTCTTtctttataactttttaaatataCTTTTTGGGAGAGGTGGTTTGTGTACCGTGAGCCATGATTTAACCTACATTGTGAATCGAGACTTGAGAGATTGGGGAGGGGGAGTATGTCACATAATCAGTCCTCAACCTATGGAATTTGCAAGCATTGGATGTGGCCTTGACGATAATGGGATACTACGTTAATGTCTCATGAGAGTCCTACTGCTGCCCAACCTATGAGAGTCCttattgtttcttcttcttggttATCTAGTAAGTGAAGAGATTATGTTTAGCACTTCAATACATTGAATTTGTTGAGATGATGACACGTTTGGCcatgttttgtcatttcaaccTGTCCAGTACATTGGAGGTACTAGACCCATGCCAAGTCCTTTTGGTAAAACTCGAAAACCAACTGAAGTTTTGAGTGTAACACTTAACatttttgtaatattattttatgtgtgaattggtaaatatttgtgaaaaaaatattgagtttcTCATTTGATAACAAGTGtacatattatttttaaattaaacagTACTAAGGAATTATTCAAATCTCTAAGATGTTAAGTAGCATTCACAATAAGTTCAATGTTGTCAATCATTAAGAGCAGacatcataagttgaaactctctctaaaaaaacaaTAAGCTCAACCAATGTCTATTATTTACTTCAAATTTTGGTAACTCACCCCAACCAATAGTTTACTAGTAAAATAATAccactcattaaaaaaaaaaaaatcaaataataccCCAACTCCATTTTTTAATCTAAGTACCCAAGTACAATTCCTCACTgactctctatctctcttcttCTGAAAATGTCCCAAATGAGAGAACCATGTTGATAACCACTGATCCTCTGAAAAAGTAAGAACCATCTCTCGGACGACATCGTACTAAACATCTTGATAACGTTGGGTGTGCACGCGAGTGAAGTTTTAcattgaataatgatgagaagaatgagtaattaatataacataattgagcacatatcCATAGGGCTTAGactttttgggttaaaatgtgtctctatatgttatattaattaatcaagGAAGCTCCTTAGAGTTTTTATCTCCCCTACAACTAGTATCAGAGCCTAGGCATTTGCAACGCCATCAAAGGGGCACAGACAGGGGTTTGCTGATTACTCTGTTTTATATAGCAAGATTGTCCCAACTTCATTTTTGCTTTGGAGGCCCCTGTTCTGTTTCTAGTGATCGTCTCTGTTTGACATGGAGACTATATTGGCAGTTAGAAGATTTTGGAAACTTGTTTAAGCCTTTGGGCTTAGGAGTCCTATAACGTATGACTGTCTGATGTGGTCCTTGctttgtttcaataaaaatagTCTGctagtttccttttttttttttttttttaaataaaaaaacaccttAATCCTTTTGAAGATTTCATGAACAAACATACTTTTTCAAAAGGTTACTTCCTTTTAGTGTTTCTCTCTTATAGTGTTGCAAATGTTTAGATGGTAGATCTTACttcaatccaaaataaataaataggtaaaCATGGAgggaaactaaaacaaaaacgaaaaaaagaaaaggaaaagaaaaatgaagatttGAAACGAGAATGTTGAAAATGGGATGTGGAAGTGCTTATTTGGTGAGTAGGTCTTGTGCTTAATTCTCTATTTGGAAGTGATTATTTGTTGTTATCAATTTCTttggataaaataataataatttttttaacaaaatatgcagcaaacattttgtttacatcaattatttatttattttttaaagttgggCTTAAAAATTGTGGTTGCACCAAGTGGTTTCACCAAATTACAACAATTCTTTCTAAGCTATGATTGCACCAAGTAACTTCATCGAATTACAacaatattttggataaaaacaattttttagatagagataacaacttatttgtttttatcactTTCATTGGATTAAGttacaataaatgttttaacaaaatatgcaacatacattttgttcatatcaacttaaaatatatatatatatatataaacttaattgtcattatacatatattttttaagaagaatgaAAATTACCAGagccaataaaaaaagaaaattcatagaAAAATGTGTAGTTGTCAAGTAGaagaatagtattaaaaaaaaaaaaaaaaaccactttcaTTGGAAGGATATACACGCTATATAGATACATAGGAGTtgataaatttatcaaaaaaatttccctcaagttgcatcttacattttattaataattaaaaaaattattttattaattgttcGGATATATTTCCTTGAATCAAGAGATAAAATTGAACTATAATttaagggaaatgttaatgaATGCTTTAAGGGCATTGttttaagaattatttttagaaaaattttatgaaaaaatgataaaaccaattaatttttctgttagctttttatatttcccataaaagtagtattaaaactttcctaatatgatttattaacaattgtcttaAAGGCACATGTTAGCATGACTCATAATTTAATCTAGCTAAACTTTATTAtcttagtttcaaaattttaaattttaatccaactaaaaatctattattaaaatttcaaaacttatatatttcaattttgaaaaaatatttatatagtatatatgaattttcatattttacagTTTGGGCCTAAATTTTTatagtcccccccccccccccttctaaTATTTTGTTTGGTCCCAAGAACCCAATCAAATTTCTGAAATTGGTCCAAATGACCCAAATGAAATTAATCACCTACACCATTCATTGGGCCCGTGGTCCCTCCGAAGTCCAAACACAATACAACAAAAACACCCATCTCCAAATCACCAAtatcataaccaaaaaaaaaaaaatccttttcgGGGTTTACACTTTACAGCATTCACGTCCACTGCCCAATATTTTATTGAGGTAGTTATCATttagaaagacaaaaaagaagaacTAACTTAATGCATGTAACCAAATCGTTTGAACTTTGGGTGTCATCAGActaaataataactaattttttttttactgcaaattttaacaatagttttataacaaattataggtggcaatttgttaataataaataaaaaaatgatgtcagtAATAAACTCAGATTAAATTTAGTAACAATTTATCAGTTAGAATtctttgtaaaattgttgtagaTATATcattactctatttttttttttttttagttagagAATGAATAATTATCATGAGATAATTTctatgaattttaattaattttaatttataaattctaGGAAAGtcattcaaaacaaaacatttaaaTACTTCTAGAGCCAATGTTGATAATGTAGCATTCCTAACCCTTAATATTAATATCCTAGTTTTTTAAATCCTcaaacaaagttttgaaaaattgaaattaataaagttgatattttttcattagaGCATGATCCTAGTTGCGTCCAAAAGTATGAGATTATCATATTAGTTAACATGAAAAAGTCAACATATTCTTTCAAAGTACCCAATAAATGGACTATAAgccatctttctttttctcttttaatagaAGGCTAGAATATTATTTCATagctttcaatttttgtttttcatgttaTTTCCTTTGTGACTTAAAATTCATGtaataaaatgcaatttttttgtctaccatgatttttaatttaataaaccaccatgtcatcaaaaaatattttggttcATGCTTTGGCCCCCCCTAAATTGAAATCCAGATTCTATCCCTATTTCCATAGAACCCCTTTTGCaccctacatttttttttttctttcaatttgcAACTTATGCATATGCACTTGTATATGATAgttttgattaaataaattcattttacttattgttatttgtttctaaatttgCATTTATGAATATTATGTCAATGGAAGTCTACAATAAATAAGCAAAACAATGGATACCCATTTAATTTCTTGGTTCCtcttaggaaaatttttatttatttatattttaaatttttggactattttgtgtgtgtatttagGTTTTGGTTATtctatatatttagtttttttttttttttttttttttttcaattgactATCACTAAGAAAAATCTGATTCAAATTTCATGTCTTTTATGTGGTGTAGTACAATCTAATTCCAAGTTACTTTTACTTATTGATTGTTAAAACTAtcaatttttatctatttacatgttttaaaattttatttgtactCTGTGTTAATTTCTTAGTATGCAGAATTTCTCCTATATCCTTttagattgtataatttaaggTTCTTGTGAGCTTTTTTTATgactttatttctttaaaagtataactaaattcaatttagaatttctCCTATATCCTTTCAGATCATAAAATTTAACTATAATTCAATATGAGTGCTATGATGTAATGGTATGGaatgttttctttttgagtAGATTATATAGCAAGTGAAATATctatatcatttattttctcattacatgattttttgttgttgacaaCAATATTTTCTTGTGGATTTAATGTGTTGTGGTTTTCGTTTGGTGTAGGTAGTTTAtcttctttaaaagaaaattttgctgCCAACATGAAATAGGatacaagagaaaaagaaggatCTAAAAGGGTTCATACATGTGAGCTAGCATATAATATTTGGCTAAATTATATCCATCTTTCTACATTCTTGTGTAAGTTTATCTTtacttaactttttttatttaaattctgaaatttagaTTGTTTTACTGAATTGGGATTATGGCTTaataatttgttttcaaatgttttaattattaaagtcattattttctcatatataatattaatatatgtattCTTAACAGGGGCAGAGGGAGGGGGGGTCGAGAGGGGCACTTGCCCCCCCTAGCCTTCTCAAAATTTCTCAAGCTTTAGTGATGTAAAATACAGTAAAAGTCCCCACTTGATAGTTGACACAAAAGACAATCtactttttcttattatttatatatattagcttGTCAACAATTGTCAGACAATTTTACATTCACATGGCAACACTTTTTTTACATAATGGGTCCCATTTAATAGTACTCTTTTTTTGCACACTACTTTGCCAACTacgactgaaaaaaaaaaaaaaaaatactgaattggactttgaaagaaaaaatctatGTTTATGTGTAATGTGCCTACTTTAGCGCCTCACCATTTGGTTTCcagtttacaattttttctctaCTTATCAACCTTTTCAATATCAAACTTGagtttttgttataaactcaaattttaacgacaaaaaaaagtaaaaatgtcTATATGAAATTTTAGAAGTATTCATGGCATTGAGTTGCATATAGCCGAATAGAACTTCATAAGCATATTGttatattcttaatatttttacattgttttatttttccaatttattttaaagatcCAAATTACATGTTGTGTGTATTTAGtatcaattaatttatcttaGATTAATTCTACCTTCAATCTTGTCTTTTAATCTTGCCCCCCCTAACTTGAAATTCTAGCTTCGCCACTGATTCTTAAAGGCTAAAGCACAATACGATTAGAGACATTACTCAAGCTATTTAAGTTAgggtgttatatatatatatatatatatatatatagatattattAGTAAGTTAGAATGTTACATCTGGATACTACATATGTTGGTTTTACAAATAAGActtaaatatgaaatttcttttaggtgtgtaaatataattgattttttaatcttaattttGGAATTAATTCTTTTTGGATAATCTTATTCATGCAAGTATTAGAAATGATTTTATTACTTCAGTTCATATCACACTCTTCATTAATAAGTaaggaattattaaaaaaaaagagaaaatttgttattgataatttaatttagaaatattatatataaggacaaatatacaaaattatgcattttataaGCAATTTATTacaagatataataataataataataatagtaataataatttatttaattagatttgagttctaaaattatataacaataacttatatttaattattgtttttcaatatatatatatatatatatatatataaagaaaattcataACTAAAATCGTGTGATATGTACGGAACTGGTGGTAATATAATAAGAAGGGTTAGGTGTAGTAGaaacaagtttttatttatttatttttttttgtaaggagTGTAGTAGTATAATATGAAAGGTTAGGTGAAGCagtaaaaagtgtttttttcctttttcttttttttgactgaaatgATAGAAAGTAAAAAGTGTTAATACTTACTACTAGTCATAGTTGGAAACTTTCACCGGTGGTAGTATAGTAGTAAAATGTTTTTCCTTACATCGATTATCGCACCGTCCGACCAATGGAAGGCCAGTTTCGGCATTGGGCCACACAATCCCTGGTCAATTCTAGTCATAGTTGGAAAGTTTGGTGTAAGTTCTTTACATCGACCAATAATATGTTCGGTCTCGTTGCTAAAGGGTCAAGGTCATTGTGGTTTCTAGGGACTCTTGTAGGCCCAGTAGCTTCTTCAATAATGTACCTTCTTGACTCACTTTCgttttcacacataaaaattggATCAAACCCTTTGACTGACGGGGTCAAATTTGGTCTaataaattgtcaaattttaataatttatgtttGATGGATACAAACAAATACTTTGAGAGAAACagtggtcaaaaaaaaaaaaaaaaaaaactttgagagaaacaaagaaataataagACAGGAAAAGAAGTGTAATTTTGGTTGTTCCGACTCTCGAGAGGGAATCACTTTGATGCAATAAGAGTTGtggtaaaattgtaaattagcGCGTGGTCATAGAATtactcaaaaacaaaagaaaacaagcgATGAAGTTTATATTTGACTGAAAAAACCTCCAATATACAAGCCACTTATGActgccaaaaaacaaaaagcaaatatatacttgcaattttttatatttattatttatctttaataaaacttttttttaaaatttttactttacaatatatatatatatatatatatttatattgaacaTCTTTTCTTAGAATCCCAATAATTTGGGTTTAACTAAAATAGAGTAATTTTATGACCgcaacaatttcacaatttttttaaatttttttatattggtaACAATTTGTCATTTaagattttttgtgaaattattgtaaaaaattttgggagtACCATTTCTCACAGAAATAATCTTAGCCCTCCAAACATAATccataaccattttttttttttttaaaaaccaaattatGTCATACTTGTAATCTCCTCATAATTGTTGTAATCcctttaattaattagttagTTGAGACAATGATGAATTAGTTAGGATTTGAGTATGTCATATGCGCTCTACAAAATCGGTTTCGATCACCAATCCTTGATGCATTAATGGAGAATACCACCCAAGTATCTAAGATGCAAGAACCTGAATTTCATGCCATTGGAGCAAGAACCAATTCTTGATGCACCAATGGAGGCTCTCACTCAAGAGTCTATGATTTAGGAATCGGCAATCCAAGTGTTGGTGATCCAAGAATCAAAGATGCAAGCACCAGCAATTCTAATGGTTCTAGAATCAAATGAGGTTTTAAGGATCTAAGAACATTCCAATGTCCAAAGAACCAATGAGACCTTGAAGATTGAAGAACCATTAAAGGCTCAATAATTTGAGAGTTTGAAGATCTACGAAAAAGAAACCGTCATGTACATGAGACTGCTTGTCAAAGAGAAGTGCATAAATATGGTGATTAAAATATCACTAAGGTATTGGTCCATTGAAAGATCTCCTTTGATGAAGATGCCAACCACAACAATACCATGTGGACAAGGTGTTTTAAAGGGGAGGGAAATGATAGAAACCCCAAAGTATGTCATGAATAGAGtagatcaaaaaaaaaactttttcactACTTGTTTTATATGAGATGAAAAACCATGTTTTCCAACAATTTAAGGAACAACTAAAAGACAACACAAGCCATCATTAATTgttcaaatctatttttatcATAGAAATTCTTGTAATTTAGTAACTTTTGGAGTAGTTGTAAATACTAGTTTCTATATCAATAATAAGCAGCCAATTGGTATCAATCACAAAGGAGTCAATTTCATACTAGATGTTGTTTTAGTTTGGCTAGGAGAACGAAATTTCGGTATCAATTGATACCGGTGTACCATTTCAGGATTACcgctatttatatatttctatacgtaaaaaaaaaaatttatttatttgtattatttatgtaagtatgaatttattaatttttatatttatcaacataaaatttaaagtccacatattttataagcctaAATATTAGCTTAAGTACATTAACcaatatattagattaaataaacattttttaataatttttttattgcacCGGCCGAAATGTTAGTACTGGCCAGTACAGTTGAAACAGATCCATATAACCTGATATTTTTTTGGTACGTTTTGGAGGAGTACTGGTTTAATGGCCGGTATGGTATATTTCCTCAGTACAAACTATACCAGTACAGTATCTATAGGGTTGTCGCTATTGTCACATGCCCAATTCATATCGTTTGAACTCGGGGCATGACaatatttgataatatatgatatgatcttaaaaataaataaaaaaaagggcacAGATTACATTCAttcatgggaaaaaaaaaggggacatGTTTTAAATTGATGCATATTTTATTCGTGTCACATACATACATGTATATAAGCACAGATAATAGTTATCGAGGATGTAGCCATGTAGGAGCTCCTCTACTTTGAAAttattacatgcatcaattagAGAGTCATTTTTAGACTCTCATCTCCTAAACGCTGCTCTTGATGGAAGAACTGTATCCTGTTTTGTCATCATAGTATTTCGACCACAGCATCACACCTCCATACTTGGCACTACCTTTAATGGCCGGAAGGACTTTAGAAGTTAAATCAGCAGCTGGAATGAAGCCACTCCCAGCTGCATTAGGCGAAGCAGGaagtcctaaaaaaaatttggtggcAGGAATAGAGGTAGTCCATTGGTTCCAATACTTTACTAGATTACCTGAGCTGTATTGGCATGGAGGGTTATTATAGAACTGTACCCATACATAATCAAATAGACCTGTCTTAAGGGCAGCTCCCATATAAGCATCAGGAAATGGGCACTGAGGAGCTGCGGTTAAGTACACTTTCTTTCCTTGTTTGCtgtatagagagagaaagcttgCAAGCTCATCCCAATGTTGGGTTGTTCCTCCTTCAATATCAAAGTCAATTCCATCCAAAACAGCTGCTCCAAGAGGGCGAGATGAGGATTGTCCTCCTAAGAAGTTATTCCAAAGATAGGTCGCTACTTGTCTAGCATCGTCAGTTGAAGAAAGAGAATAGCTCCCTGCACCTCCTCCAATGGATAACATCACCTTAATTCCTCTTGACTGACATGATTGTATCGCAGAGCTAAACCTGGTACACCCATTAGTTGTTGGATCACAATGGCCAGCAAggttgatttggggtttttgaccGTTGCCAAAGGTTGGAAGGAAAGCTATGTTGACAAAGGCATAATTACCTGTGGCACAGGTTTGTGCCAAGGTACCCTCATTTCCATTCTGACCCCAGTAGATTGCGATTCCACCAGCATTAGTACCAACCACTAGAATCAGAATTACTGATAAGAGGAAAGGTATTGAGCTTGACGGATTTGATGCCATAGTATAGTAGGTTTGTGTGTTCAGAGAGTCGCAATTGAACtagattttttctttgtgtttgtggTGTTCCGTGTATCAcattttcaatcttttataGGACAAAAGTTGTAATACccgaaaaataaaaagatttaaaaggaggggtatttaaataaatttgtttatgggtcagttttataaaagtttttagaaaataaggttgaaatcctagcaatatatattttttaatttaagtcaGCATATAA
This genomic stretch from Quercus robur chromosome 4, dhQueRobu3.1, whole genome shotgun sequence harbors:
- the LOC126723032 gene encoding acidic endochitinase-like — protein: MASNPSSSIPFLLSVILILVVGTNAGGIAIYWGQNGNEGTLAQTCATGNYAFVNIAFLPTFGNGQKPQINLAGHCDPTTNGCTRFSSAIQSCQSRGIKVMLSIGGGAGSYSLSSTDDARQVATYLWNNFLGGQSSSRPLGAAVLDGIDFDIEGGTTQHWDELASFLSLYSKQGKKVYLTAAPQCPFPDAYMGAALKTGLFDYVWVQFYNNPPCQYSSGNLVKYWNQWTTSIPATKFFLGLPASPNAAGSGFIPAADLTSKVLPAIKGSAKYGGVMLWSKYYDDKTGYSSSIKSSV